Genomic DNA from Spirochaetaceae bacterium:
CCGGCGGTTGCGGCACGAGGGTGCCGTCGCGGCGATGGATGTACGCGTTCGAGCCTTGATCTTCCATGGCGAAAATGACCTGGTCGAACACTTCCGGTGAGAGCTCGAACTCCATATTACGAAGGTACGGGGCGCCCTCGAATACGGCAAGACTGCGCGGTTGACACGGCAACGGGAGGGCCTTACGTTCCGCCGCGAGGCAACGAGTGAGAGATATCGAATTCGTAGAGGCACGTGAGATCATGGACTCGCGCGGCAACCCCACCGTGGAGGTGGACGTGATCCTGGAAGACGGATCACTCGGCCGCGCCGCCGTCCCGTCCGGCGCATCGACCGGCGAGCACGAGGCGGTGGAGCTGCGCGACGGCGATGCGGAGCGCTTCCTCGGCAAGGGGGTGCTGCAGGCGGTGGAACACGTGAATAACCGCATCGCCACCGAGATTGTCGGCCTGGACGCCCTCAATCAGGTCGACGTGGACCGCACCATGATCGCGCTCGACGGCAGTGACAACAAGTCGTCCTTGGGCGCCAACGCGATTCTCGGCGTATCGCTGGCCACCGCCCGCGCCGCGGCGGCCACGCTCGAAGTCCCGCTGTACCGCTACCTCGGCAGCTATCACGCTTCGCTGCTGCCGGTGCCGATGGCCAACATCATCAACGGCGGCGCGCACGCCGACAACTCGGTCGACTTCCAGGAGTTCATGATCATGCCCGTTGGCGCGGCCTCGATCCGCGATGCGGTGCGCATGATGGCCGAGGTGTTCCACACCCTGAAGCAGGTGCTCGGCGGCCAGGGCCACGCCACCGGCGTCGGCGACGAGGGCGGCTTCGCCCCCAACCTGGAATCGAACGAAGACGCGATTGAGCTGATCCTTGCCAGCATCGCCCAAGCGGGCTATGAGCCGCGCGCCGACTTCATGATCGCGCTCGATCCCGCCAGCAGCGAATTCTACGACGCCGCCCGACAGCGCTACGTGTTCAAGAAGTCGGATGGCCGCGAGTTGACTGCCGAA
This window encodes:
- the eno gene encoding phosphopyruvate hydratase translates to MRDIEFVEAREIMDSRGNPTVEVDVILEDGSLGRAAVPSGASTGEHEAVELRDGDAERFLGKGVLQAVEHVNNRIATEIVGLDALNQVDVDRTMIALDGSDNKSSLGANAILGVSLATARAAAATLEVPLYRYLGSYHASLLPVPMANIINGGAHADNSVDFQEFMIMPVGAASIRDAVRMMAEVFHTLKQVLGGQGHATGVGDEGGFAPNLESNEDAIELILASIAQAGYEPRADFMIALDPASSEFYDAARQRYVFKKSDGRELTAEQMVAFWSDWADRYPIISIEDGMGEDDWDGWRALTAAIGSRVQLVGDDLFVTNTARLRRGIEQRVGNSILIKVNQIGTLTETFEAVEMAKRAGYTAVISHRSGETEDAFIADLAVALETGQIKTGSLSRSDRLAKYNQLMRIEDQLDSSASFAGREAFYSISA